A genomic segment from Hippoglossus stenolepis isolate QCI-W04-F060 chromosome 3, HSTE1.2, whole genome shotgun sequence encodes:
- the LOC118105305 gene encoding protein SSUH2 homolog → MNSAALYPPLNAPPANMFNNVPGYEGTMAGGGGFLPPPMPLEPVAPPQPGPVPDNWCIPSLAEDVAREAFKSYASSHCCYSESPATDGVITSMEPFNTYRYRLETYTESRSTEWAQKPHEGEAADFYTQTAPQPWEVPVTAPSLFTDHKQEIRVPFTSSIKDCNICHSSGTMPCEECDGKGHKECWACHGNDETCSTCKSTGQESCKKCDGNGTQNCKTCNGKRQLLTFIQLKVEWTNHVEDHLVEQNIGLKVDDLSSVSGKELFKNNQYLLYPLLGFPNPAISEASDRLLKDHQAKYAQTSRILQQRQTVELIPITQVNYKWKGDSHVYIVYGNEHQVSADNYPATCCCVIM, encoded by the exons atgaaCAGCGCAG ctctgtATCCCCCTCTCAACGCACCCCCCGCCAACATGTTCAACAACGTGCCCGGTTATGAGGGCACCATGGCAGGAGGAG GTGGTTTTCTTCCCCCTCCCATGCCCCTGGAGCCTGTGGCCCCTCCTCAACCCGGCCCTGTACCTGACAACTGGTG CATCCCGTCTCTGGCTGAGGATGTGGCTCGCGAGGCGTTCAAGAGCTATGCATCGTCTCATTGCTGCTACAGTGAATCTCCGGCCACCGATGGAGTCATCACCAGCATGGAGCCATTCAACACCTACAGG TACCGGCTGGAGACATATACTGAGTCCAGGTCAACTGAGTGGGCCCAGAAACCTCAcgaag GTGAGGCAGCTGACTTCTACACTCAGACCGCCCCCCAGCCCTGGGAGGTGCCGGTCACGGCCCCCAGCCTCTTCACCGATCACAAGCAGGAGATTCGGGTGCCCTTCACCTCTTCCATCAAG GACTGCAACATCTGCCACAGCTCGGGGACCATGCCGTGTGAGGAGTGCGATGGAAAAGGACAT aaaGAGTGCTGGGCGTGTCATGGCAATGATGAGACGTGCTCTACCTGTAAGAGTACTGGCCAAGAGAG ttgtaaAAAGTGTGATGGTAACGGCACACAGAACTGCAAAACCTGTAATGGAAAACGACAACTGCTGACTTTCATCCAGCTCAAGGTGGAGTG GACTAATCATGTAGAGGACCATTTGGTGGAGCAGAACATTGGTCTGAAGGTCGATGATCTGAGCTCAGTTAGCGGGAAGGAGCTGTTCAAGAACAACCAGTacctg CTCTACCCACTGCTTGGGTTCCCAAACCCGGCCATCTCCGAGGCCTCCGATCGCCTGCTCAAAGATCACCAGGCCAAGTACGCCCAGACCTCCAGGATCCTGCAGCAG AGGCAGACGGTCGAGCTGATCCCCATCACCCAGGTGAACTATAAGTGGAAGGGCGACTCTCACGTCTACATCGTCTACGGCAACGAGCACCAAGTCAGCGCCGACAACTACCCAGcgacctgctgctgtgtcatcaTGTag
- the st3gal8 gene encoding ST3 beta-galactoside alpha-2,3-sialyltransferase 8, with translation MLLRRKLCVALLIAAILFLMLASQSIQKRHFLPLSLSLPTFQSMQASRETVVDLTAPLANLNPDPPVTPPPPRTPQPKDKEEPAVDSQKVLRSCGCSESCISDPGVSLWFSQHYDAKQQPVLRDANNNLDPDALRWWLGLQRSGNSQTLEEVMSEMFKVIPSPTVDFKPLPSICRSCAVVGNSGNLRQSGHGDLINSHNSVIRMNKAVTRGFEKDVGSRTTHHLLYPESAVDMGQGESLVLLPFKLRDLEWLTSALSTGQVKTTYMRVKDRVEADKDKVLVMNPVFFKYIHDHWTEHHGRYPSTGMLAIIFALHTCDQVSVFGYGADKLGNWHHYWEENRDAGAFRKTGVHSADFEIQVIQQLAKEGKISLHL, from the exons ATGTTGCTGAGGAGGAAGCTGTGCGTTGCTTTGCTGATCGCCgccatcctcttcctcatgctGGCCAGTCAGAGCATCCAGAAGAGACACTTCCTGCCGCTGTCTTTGTCCCTGCCCACCTTCCAGTCCATGCAAGCCAGCcgggagacag tggtTGACCTCACAGCGCCTCTTGCTAACCTGAACCCGGACCCACCAGTgacaccccctcctcccagaACCCCCCAGCCTAAGGACAAGGAGGAGCCTGCAGTCGACTCCCAGAAAGTCCTGAG GTCTTGTGGTTGTTCTGAGTCCTGTATTTCAGACCCCGGGGTGTCGCTCTGGTTCAGCCAGCACTACGATGCGAAACAACAGCCTGTCCTCCGAGACGCCAACAACAACCTGGACCCTGACGCGCTCAGATGGTGGCTG GGTCTTCAACGGTCAGGTAACTCCCAAACTCtagaggaagtgatgtcagagATGTTCAAGGTCATTCCTTCACCCACCGTGGACTTCaagcccctcccctccatctGCCGTAGTTGTGCGGTGGTCGGCAACTCTGGCAACCTGCGACAGTCCGGACACGGCGACCTCATCAACTCCCACAACTCCGTGATCCG gATGAACAAGGCAGTGACTCGAGGGTTTGAGAAAGATGTCGGGAGTCGGACGACGCATCACCTCCTGTACCCGGAGAGCGCGGTGGACATGGGGCAAGGAGAGAGCCTCGTCCTGCTGCCGTTCAAACTGAGGGACCTGGAGTGGCTGACCAGCGCCTTGTCCACCGGCCAGGTCAAAAC gacctACATGAGGGTTAAAGACAGAGTGGAGGCTGATAAAGACAAG gttctGGTGATGAACCCGGTGTTCTTTAAATATATCCACGATCACTGGACCGAGCACCACGGTCGTTACCCCTCCACCGGGATGCTGGCCATCATCTTTGCTCTGCACACCTGTGACCAG GTGTCAGTGTTTGGTTATGGTGCCGACAAACTGGGGAACTGGCATCACTACTGGGAAGAGAACCGGGACGCCGGAGCCTTCAGGAAGACCGGCGTCCACAGCGCCGACTTTGAGATCCAGGTCATTCAACAGCTCGCCAAGGAAGGAAAGATCAGTCTGCACCTGTGA